From the genome of Varibaculum prostatecancerukia, one region includes:
- a CDS encoding ABC transporter substrate-binding protein: protein MKKSAFTASGRRMVTAVLAATLGLILAGGLAACSSQVSGKPGQTVLRYWLWDSGQLPGYRQCAADFEKQNPDIHIQIEQFGWDDYWTQMTASMVAENAPDVFTDHTSQFGKYSSLGQLLDIEPYVKAEKFDLSHYAPGLAEQWESADGKHRYGLPKDWDTEALFYNQDMVKAAGYTQEDLWKLEWNPKDGGTFEKFLARLTVDVNGVRGDEPGFDKKHVKVYALGYNEAGSGYGQVQWSPYALSNGGWTWTEKNPWGMHFNYDDPKFQESIGWWRSLIDKGYMPPLSVASSGIGTVESLGSGGYASLVEGSWNISTIANATKLPIQVAPTPIGPDGHRASVMNGLADSIWIGTKHPKESWRWVKYLGSAQCQDVIAEQGTVFPAISSSTKKAIKTFEDMGFDARAFSVHIEEGTTVPSPVVDRWAQVDALMKPAMSSVVAFESEPSSLTEANKRVNTLMRSNRGKD from the coding sequence ATGAAAAAATCTGCGTTTACTGCTTCTGGGCGCCGAATGGTCACCGCTGTTTTGGCGGCGACCCTGGGGCTGATTCTTGCAGGGGGACTTGCTGCTTGTAGTTCGCAAGTGAGTGGAAAACCGGGGCAAACCGTATTGCGTTACTGGTTATGGGATTCGGGACAACTTCCGGGATACCGCCAATGTGCTGCCGATTTTGAAAAACAAAACCCCGATATTCATATTCAAATTGAACAGTTCGGTTGGGATGACTATTGGACGCAAATGACAGCCTCTATGGTGGCTGAAAATGCGCCAGATGTTTTCACCGATCATACTTCGCAGTTCGGTAAGTATTCTTCTTTGGGGCAGCTCCTGGACATTGAACCTTATGTCAAGGCCGAGAAGTTTGATTTGAGTCATTATGCCCCGGGGCTTGCCGAACAGTGGGAGTCTGCGGATGGTAAACATCGTTACGGTCTTCCTAAAGACTGGGATACTGAGGCGCTGTTCTACAACCAGGATATGGTCAAAGCCGCAGGTTATACCCAAGAAGACCTCTGGAAGTTAGAATGGAATCCGAAAGACGGAGGGACTTTTGAAAAGTTTCTTGCTCGTCTCACGGTTGATGTGAATGGCGTTCGCGGGGATGAACCTGGTTTCGACAAGAAGCATGTCAAGGTTTACGCGTTGGGCTACAACGAAGCTGGATCTGGATATGGACAAGTACAGTGGTCACCTTATGCTTTGTCTAATGGGGGCTGGACCTGGACGGAAAAGAATCCCTGGGGGATGCACTTTAACTACGACGATCCGAAGTTCCAGGAAAGTATTGGATGGTGGAGATCCTTGATTGATAAGGGATATATGCCGCCGTTATCGGTAGCATCCTCGGGGATCGGGACTGTGGAATCTCTGGGATCAGGTGGATATGCCAGCCTGGTTGAGGGGTCGTGGAATATTTCTACTATCGCTAACGCCACTAAACTCCCGATTCAAGTTGCCCCCACCCCAATCGGTCCTGATGGGCATCGTGCTTCGGTAATGAACGGTTTGGCAGATTCGATTTGGATTGGCACCAAGCATCCTAAGGAATCCTGGCGTTGGGTTAAATATCTAGGCTCGGCTCAATGCCAAGATGTAATCGCTGAACAAGGTACGGTGTTCCCGGCAATATCTTCTTCAACGAAGAAAGCGATCAAAACCTTTGAAGATATGGGGTTTGATGCCCGCGCATTTTCGGTTCATATTGAGGAAGGCACTACGGTGCCCTCTCCAGTAGTTGACCGGTGGGCGCAGGTAGATGCCCTCATGAAGCCGGCAATGTCTTCGGTTGTCGCCTTTGAAAGCGAGCCGTCCTCGTTGACGGAGGCAAACAAGCGGGTAAATACGCTAATGCGCTCTAACCGTGGCAAAGATTAG
- a CDS encoding glycoside hydrolase family 2 protein: MIYLRNEYPRPQFKRENWQNLNGVWNFCFDDEDRGLRERWFLQDTPFKMQINVPFVYECELSGINVQERHDIIWYKRDFDTPTLTPQQRLILHFGAVDYQAQVFINGQMVKEHIGGETPFSIDVTPFLEKGTVQSLCLRVQDPLDNQEIPRGKQFWMPKSQGIWYTRSTGIWQTVWLEVVNDQHIESLAIEPDLDSGTVEFNIKTKTSNQNTILGLKIYYRDQLVVETRTKCIEPKLKFSVDIVQSDVFRTGFHDSDEYLWSPEYPNLFTVKLTLIDIDSNIEIDSVSSYFGMRKIHSENGIICLNNKPYYQKLVLDQGYWPRGLLTAPEDKDYRRDISLAKEMGFNGCRKHQKLEDPRFLYWADKLGFLVWEECSSTPFFTADSQIAIFDSWKEVYLRDRNHPCIITWVPLNESWGVPNIHLDGKQQHWAQTLYHLLRSLDDTRLVSSNDGWDQTVTDICAIHNYRFGKNEDDPEFKEFCETLSTPEALVSQYVSGRPVYANGFSYGGEPILVTECGGIGFATNQESDWSYLSVCSEKEFLSAYRRLVSALCTSKYVQGFCYTQLTDVEQEVNGLLTYDRKPKFDLKELHQINANN; the protein is encoded by the coding sequence ATGATCTATTTACGTAATGAGTATCCACGTCCGCAGTTTAAGCGGGAGAACTGGCAGAATCTAAATGGAGTATGGAATTTCTGCTTTGACGACGAAGACAGGGGTCTGCGTGAACGCTGGTTTTTACAAGACACCCCTTTCAAGATGCAGATCAATGTCCCTTTCGTTTATGAATGTGAGCTCAGCGGCATTAATGTCCAAGAGCGACACGACATTATCTGGTACAAACGCGATTTTGATACACCGACCTTAACCCCACAACAACGCTTAATACTGCATTTTGGAGCAGTCGATTATCAAGCACAAGTATTTATTAACGGTCAGATGGTAAAAGAACACATCGGCGGCGAAACCCCGTTCTCTATCGATGTCACACCTTTCCTCGAAAAAGGGACTGTTCAAAGCCTTTGTTTACGAGTTCAGGACCCGCTTGATAACCAAGAAATACCGCGTGGCAAACAGTTCTGGATGCCGAAATCCCAGGGAATCTGGTACACGCGAAGCACCGGAATCTGGCAAACAGTTTGGTTGGAAGTTGTAAACGATCAACATATTGAATCTCTAGCTATCGAACCCGATTTGGACAGTGGAACTGTTGAGTTCAATATTAAAACTAAAACCAGCAATCAAAATACTATCCTGGGTTTGAAGATTTATTACCGCGACCAACTGGTCGTCGAGACACGTACCAAATGTATAGAGCCCAAACTAAAGTTTTCTGTGGATATCGTGCAATCAGATGTCTTCCGAACAGGTTTTCATGACAGCGATGAATACTTGTGGAGTCCAGAATATCCCAATTTATTTACTGTTAAACTAACGCTAATAGATATTGATTCAAATATTGAAATAGACTCTGTTAGCAGCTATTTCGGAATGCGAAAAATACATTCAGAGAATGGAATTATTTGTTTAAACAACAAGCCTTACTACCAAAAATTAGTTCTTGACCAGGGATATTGGCCTAGAGGCTTACTGACTGCCCCTGAAGATAAGGATTATCGTCGGGATATTTCCTTGGCGAAAGAGATGGGCTTCAATGGATGCCGAAAACATCAAAAACTTGAAGATCCCCGTTTTCTCTATTGGGCAGATAAACTAGGTTTTCTAGTTTGGGAGGAATGCTCCTCTACCCCGTTTTTCACTGCGGATTCTCAGATAGCTATTTTCGATTCTTGGAAAGAGGTTTACCTGCGAGATCGCAATCATCCCTGTATCATAACCTGGGTACCACTAAATGAAAGCTGGGGTGTTCCCAATATTCACTTAGATGGGAAACAACAGCACTGGGCACAGACTCTGTATCATTTGTTGCGTTCACTCGACGACACTCGTCTGGTGAGTTCCAACGATGGTTGGGATCAAACTGTTACCGATATCTGTGCCATTCACAATTATCGGTTCGGCAAAAATGAAGACGACCCCGAGTTCAAAGAATTCTGCGAGACTCTTAGTACCCCGGAGGCGTTAGTGTCGCAATATGTTAGCGGACGCCCGGTATACGCCAATGGGTTCAGTTATGGCGGCGAGCCCATTCTAGTTACTGAATGCGGGGGTATCGGATTTGCTACCAATCAGGAATCGGATTGGAGTTACCTCAGCGTATGTTCCGAAAAAGAATTTTTATCTGCCTATCGACGCCTAGTTTCTGCACTCTGCACTTCAAAGTATGTGCAGGGATTCTGTTACACCCAGCTCACGGATGTCGAACAAGAGGTGAATGGGCTACTAACCTACGACCGCAAGCCCAAATTCGATTTGAAGGAACTACACCAGATTAACGCAAACAACTAG
- a CDS encoding glycoside hydrolase family 32 protein: MLQKADKFVSAAQEDVNPRWYPQVHLAPAAGWINDPNGISYFQGRYHAFFQHHPYSAQWGPMHWGHFSSEDLVTWKREPIALAPSEEYDLDGVWSGCALEHQGKLYVLYTGNRWANGKDDGDGSIQRQCLAVSSDGFTFTKHGPVIENPKGISNFRDPKVWKQGEKWWLVLGVETPEGCGQVWLYSSADLYTWEFDRVLYEDPDPDTFMIECPDFFEVDGKWVLVYSPMTSVRRQGYNQRNGHNTGYAVGNWTPGGDFEVLKNFAQFDFGHNFYATQSMHSPDNRRLMFAWMGGFTLPLASQAADGWSGQLATPREVSLGEDFGIIATPIPEFDRLRENTVDKGAFTVDTDSTVEIASDMSVGEIELTVDLDKTSSEQVSLLLQQTSVDRYTEVAYDTLSNRVILDRGKSGSSDRGYRSAPYVGGAELKLRVIIDRGSLEVFINDGRYSLSSLAFPAGDKRGVSIASVGGVIAVSDLKIHSLRSIWGN, translated from the coding sequence CTGTTACAAAAAGCCGATAAATTCGTTTCTGCGGCGCAAGAGGACGTAAACCCGCGTTGGTATCCGCAGGTACACCTAGCTCCAGCCGCCGGGTGGATCAACGATCCTAATGGTATTAGCTACTTCCAAGGGCGCTATCACGCGTTTTTCCAGCACCATCCCTATAGTGCGCAGTGGGGACCCATGCATTGGGGTCACTTCTCAAGTGAGGATTTGGTGACTTGGAAACGCGAACCCATCGCGCTTGCCCCCAGTGAGGAATACGATCTGGACGGAGTCTGGTCTGGCTGCGCCCTCGAGCATCAGGGCAAACTGTATGTTTTATATACGGGTAACCGCTGGGCGAACGGTAAAGATGATGGTGATGGCTCAATCCAACGCCAATGTCTGGCAGTCAGCTCCGATGGGTTTACCTTCACCAAACACGGGCCCGTTATCGAGAATCCGAAGGGAATCTCTAACTTCCGCGATCCTAAAGTGTGGAAACAGGGCGAAAAATGGTGGCTGGTACTCGGTGTGGAAACGCCAGAGGGGTGCGGGCAGGTTTGGCTCTACTCATCCGCCGATCTATACACTTGGGAATTTGATCGCGTACTCTACGAAGATCCTGATCCGGACACGTTTATGATCGAGTGCCCCGACTTTTTTGAAGTTGATGGCAAATGGGTGCTGGTCTACAGCCCGATGACTTCCGTACGTCGCCAGGGATATAACCAACGCAATGGACACAACACCGGTTATGCGGTAGGAAATTGGACTCCGGGCGGGGACTTTGAAGTTCTCAAGAACTTCGCCCAGTTCGATTTCGGCCACAACTTTTATGCGACCCAGTCGATGCATTCTCCCGATAACCGCCGCCTAATGTTCGCGTGGATGGGAGGCTTCACCCTGCCGCTTGCCAGCCAAGCAGCAGATGGTTGGAGTGGGCAGCTGGCGACCCCGCGGGAGGTCTCGCTGGGTGAAGATTTCGGAATTATTGCTACCCCGATCCCAGAGTTCGATAGGTTACGTGAAAACACTGTCGATAAAGGTGCGTTCACCGTGGATACCGATAGCACCGTGGAAATCGCGTCTGATATGAGCGTCGGGGAAATAGAATTGACGGTAGATCTGGATAAAACCTCCTCTGAACAGGTTTCTTTGTTGCTGCAACAAACAAGTGTCGACCGCTATACCGAGGTTGCTTACGACACGCTATCGAATCGAGTGATCCTTGACCGGGGTAAAAGTGGCTCCAGTGATCGCGGTTACCGCTCTGCTCCCTACGTGGGGGGAGCGGAGTTGAAACTGCGGGTAATCATTGATCGCGGCTCGCTTGAGGTGTTCATCAATGATGGTCGCTATAGTTTATCTTCGCTGGCTTTCCCGGCTGGGGATAAACGCGGGGTCAGTATCGCCTCTGTTGGGGGAGTGATTGCGGTCAGCGACCTAAAGATTCATAGTCTCAGATCCATCTGGGGAAACTGA
- a CDS encoding ArsR/SmtB family transcription factor: MELRLDKESLVVYRALASDSRLSILQQLSQKPATATELAKILHLSKTTLSRHLNQLRQAGLIQVKEDSQNEDRRQKIVSLSVDSIEIVFPSKIYLPFERVTQKTPIGYYSDFQAEPTCGLASRTKIIGVIDDPRSFTCNDRIRSQLLWFSSGFVSYRLQNPLDSNQHAEMLDISMEICSEYPGSNNEWKSDILFTINDVDVGSWTSPGNFSDVRGILTPSWWKSNLSQYGNLIHLRINHEDSTVNGKRISGCTLNDLRLHSSPFLTVKIGTKPDSPNQGGLTIFGKYFGNHAQDIVTTLYYSEPSVHSRDSGTLL, from the coding sequence ATGGAACTTCGTCTGGACAAGGAATCCCTAGTAGTTTACCGGGCTCTGGCATCTGATTCACGGCTTAGCATTCTCCAACAGCTATCTCAAAAACCCGCAACCGCTACCGAGCTGGCAAAGATTTTACACCTTAGTAAGACAACGCTTTCGAGACACTTAAACCAGCTACGCCAAGCAGGCTTGATACAGGTAAAAGAAGACTCTCAAAATGAAGATCGCCGCCAAAAAATAGTTTCCTTATCTGTCGATTCCATAGAAATAGTTTTCCCTTCGAAGATTTACCTCCCCTTTGAACGTGTCACTCAGAAAACACCTATCGGTTACTATTCGGACTTCCAAGCCGAGCCCACCTGCGGGTTAGCCAGCAGGACCAAGATTATCGGGGTAATTGATGATCCTCGTAGCTTCACTTGCAACGATAGAATTCGCTCCCAGCTATTATGGTTTTCCTCCGGGTTTGTATCTTATCGATTACAAAACCCTTTAGACTCAAATCAACATGCGGAGATGCTCGATATTTCTATGGAAATTTGTAGTGAATATCCCGGATCCAACAACGAGTGGAAAAGCGATATTTTATTTACAATCAACGACGTCGATGTAGGATCTTGGACGAGTCCCGGAAATTTTTCTGACGTTCGTGGCATCTTGACGCCCTCGTGGTGGAAATCCAACTTGAGTCAATATGGAAATCTGATTCATCTACGAATTAATCACGAAGATAGCACGGTGAATGGTAAACGTATATCAGGCTGTACCTTAAATGATTTACGTCTTCATTCTTCCCCCTTCCTTACGGTTAAAATTGGAACAAAACCTGACTCTCCTAATCAAGGGGGACTTACTATATTTGGGAAGTATTTTGGAAATCACGCGCAAGATATAGTAACCACCTTGTATTATTCGGAACCGTCAGTTCACAGCAGGGATAGCGGCACGCTCCTCTAA
- a CDS encoding alpha-galactosidase, protein MMNFPALLNLRNGGTSVCLRITEQGTPQILYWGKDLGELTAAQSQNFSRSQFPAIVLGNADVSPLFSLVPQQSEGWVGTPGLVGSRNGNTLFSAFNLTDMKLTYQGTDGAASAMSAKLHDMEADIDLTLELEIVPSGIIRTRATITNTGADGYQVDSLLLGLPTPAAETYVLDQTGHHLRERDIQKHEFTIGAHQRDTRIARGLALSSIHGTCEANTSWRSGLVHYVHVAWSGNTRTIAEKDIQGYQGLLAGELLLPGEVVLKKGEEYASPWIIGTWGRGLDEAAGRMHSFVRSRDNHPRTPRPVTLNAWEAVYFNQSLPHLLKLVDLAAEVGVERFVLDDGWFSGRRDDTSSLGDWTVSEDVWPDGLAPLADAVHAKGMQFGLWFEPEMINPDSQVARDHPDWMLSPRTHRPQEARHQQVMDLTNPGAFDHVKSQMLAVLASTQIDYIKWDFNRDLYEAVSPASGIPAYHQQTLATYRLMEEIKNAHPNLEIESCASGGGRIDLGIMEYAVRVWGSDCTDPIERMLIEAGTSLLLPPELVGSHVASPVSHQTGRTLSLALRASNAMFSHMGIEWDLASATAEEIEQLASWVALHKELRSFLHSGRTVHVDHPDQGYWVHGVVSEDKAQAVFAVTRLRTSAQRLSPALCLPGLDSSISYRLRELLPKGIKSAIGEGEGTVSWWGEDTVSWWGEGLELPGTVLQRAGIRLPDLNPMQTVLIVLTAQ, encoded by the coding sequence ATGATGAATTTTCCTGCGTTACTTAATCTTCGTAATGGAGGCACTTCGGTATGTTTGCGCATTACGGAGCAGGGGACTCCGCAGATTCTCTACTGGGGGAAAGATCTCGGGGAGTTAACTGCTGCTCAAAGTCAAAATTTTTCACGTTCGCAATTTCCGGCCATAGTTTTAGGCAACGCTGATGTTTCCCCACTCTTTTCTTTAGTGCCGCAACAAAGTGAGGGTTGGGTAGGGACACCGGGGTTAGTTGGTTCGCGTAACGGCAACACGCTTTTTTCGGCTTTCAACTTGACCGATATGAAACTGACTTATCAAGGAACTGACGGTGCGGCCTCGGCTATGTCGGCAAAACTACATGACATGGAAGCTGATATCGACCTCACTTTGGAACTTGAGATCGTCCCCTCCGGCATAATCCGTACCCGAGCTACGATCACCAACACTGGCGCTGACGGTTACCAGGTGGATTCACTATTGCTGGGACTACCTACGCCGGCAGCAGAAACCTATGTTCTGGATCAAACCGGGCATCATCTGCGAGAACGTGATATTCAAAAGCATGAGTTCACTATTGGAGCGCATCAACGCGACACGCGGATCGCACGCGGGCTCGCACTATCCAGTATCCACGGAACTTGTGAAGCCAATACTTCTTGGCGCAGCGGGCTGGTTCACTATGTACACGTGGCATGGTCCGGAAATACCCGCACCATTGCCGAAAAAGATATTCAAGGATATCAAGGACTACTAGCAGGGGAATTATTGCTACCCGGTGAAGTCGTGCTGAAAAAGGGTGAAGAATACGCCTCTCCTTGGATCATTGGCACTTGGGGGCGCGGACTAGATGAGGCGGCAGGGCGGATGCATAGTTTTGTTCGCAGTCGCGATAACCATCCGAGGACTCCCCGTCCAGTGACCCTTAATGCTTGGGAAGCTGTTTATTTCAATCAATCGCTACCGCATCTATTAAAGCTGGTAGACCTGGCAGCTGAGGTTGGCGTAGAACGGTTCGTGCTCGATGATGGCTGGTTTTCCGGACGTCGCGACGATACCTCAAGTTTGGGGGACTGGACAGTATCTGAGGACGTGTGGCCCGATGGGCTTGCCCCGCTGGCAGATGCAGTGCATGCCAAGGGGATGCAGTTCGGGCTGTGGTTTGAGCCAGAAATGATTAACCCCGACTCCCAAGTGGCCAGGGATCATCCAGATTGGATGCTTTCCCCCCGTACCCATCGTCCTCAAGAAGCCCGGCACCAGCAGGTAATGGATTTAACCAATCCCGGGGCCTTTGACCACGTAAAATCGCAGATGTTAGCGGTATTGGCATCCACCCAGATTGACTATATTAAGTGGGATTTCAATCGTGACCTCTACGAGGCGGTATCGCCTGCCAGCGGGATTCCGGCATATCACCAGCAAACTCTCGCCACCTATCGGCTCATGGAGGAAATTAAAAACGCCCATCCCAATCTGGAAATCGAATCCTGCGCGAGCGGTGGTGGTCGCATTGATCTGGGAATCATGGAATATGCTGTTCGGGTTTGGGGCTCTGACTGTACCGATCCCATTGAGCGGATGTTGATAGAGGCGGGCACCTCCCTGCTACTCCCGCCGGAGCTGGTAGGTTCCCATGTGGCTTCCCCGGTTTCTCACCAAACCGGACGTACCCTAAGTCTGGCTCTGCGCGCCTCCAACGCTATGTTCTCGCATATGGGAATTGAATGGGACTTGGCATCCGCTACTGCAGAAGAGATTGAGCAACTTGCAAGCTGGGTAGCTCTCCATAAGGAACTGCGCTCCTTCTTGCACTCTGGGAGAACTGTTCATGTAGATCACCCCGACCAGGGTTATTGGGTTCATGGAGTGGTATCTGAGGACAAAGCCCAGGCCGTGTTTGCGGTGACCCGCCTGCGCACATCGGCTCAACGTCTCTCACCAGCACTTTGCTTACCGGGATTAGATAGTTCCATTTCTTACCGGCTCCGGGAGCTGCTGCCCAAAGGAATCAAGTCTGCGATTGGCGAGGGCGAAGGTACGGTTTCCTGGTGGGGCGAGGATACGGTTTCCTGGTGGGGCGAGGGATTGGAGTTACCGGGAACCGTGCTGCAAAGAGCCGGCATTCGCCTACCGGATCTCAATCCTATGCAAACCGTTTTGATAGTTTTAACTGCGCAATGA
- a CDS encoding carbohydrate ABC transporter permease: protein MVNSRQTRYALIFLIPAGIGLFFFYLLPALRGFYFSFTDYAVLTPEKWTGLANYRRLIHDPLFWNAVKVTVYYVVLNIGFQTIIAIVLAVLLQRLTNSTIIRGMALLPYFIANVVVALVWYFMMDYQIGIVNEIFTWVGLDRVAFFGESAWAIPTVAFINVWRHMGYTALLVFAGLQTINRTVYEAADIDGAGEGRKFFSITLPLLRPVLAMVLVVTLTGSFQIFDTVAITTKGGPINATRVIYYYIWDLAFGQLDFGYASAIAMVLFVLLFGISLIQLRLMRAGESDEL, encoded by the coding sequence GTGGTTAACTCACGTCAAACGCGATATGCGTTAATTTTCTTGATTCCCGCTGGAATCGGCTTATTTTTCTTTTACCTACTACCAGCACTGCGCGGTTTTTATTTTTCATTTACCGACTACGCAGTGCTAACTCCCGAAAAATGGACAGGATTAGCGAACTATCGCCGTCTAATCCACGACCCGCTATTTTGGAATGCCGTAAAAGTCACGGTGTACTACGTAGTGCTTAACATCGGTTTTCAAACCATTATCGCCATCGTCCTGGCAGTTCTGCTGCAGCGCTTAACCAACTCCACCATTATTCGCGGTATGGCATTGTTGCCCTATTTCATAGCGAATGTGGTTGTTGCCCTGGTTTGGTACTTCATGATGGATTACCAAATCGGTATCGTTAACGAAATTTTCACCTGGGTGGGACTAGACCGGGTCGCATTTTTTGGGGAATCCGCCTGGGCGATTCCTACAGTCGCATTTATTAACGTGTGGCGACACATGGGTTATACGGCGCTACTGGTTTTCGCGGGGCTGCAAACCATCAACCGTACGGTCTATGAAGCGGCCGATATTGATGGAGCTGGGGAGGGGCGAAAGTTTTTCTCGATAACTTTGCCCCTGCTTCGTCCCGTCCTCGCCATGGTTTTGGTGGTGACTTTGACTGGCTCCTTCCAAATCTTCGACACGGTAGCGATTACCACTAAAGGTGGCCCCATCAACGCCACCCGGGTTATCTACTACTACATTTGGGATCTGGCGTTCGGACAGCTCGACTTCGGGTATGCCTCTGCCATCGCCATGGTGCTATTTGTCCTGCTATTTGGGATTTCGCTGATTCAGCTGCGACTGATGCGCGCCGGCGAATCCGACGAACTGTGA
- a CDS encoding carbohydrate ABC transporter permease translates to MSVSTVTDTKAASSKKGAADKKTGSSKHRGPGFYGAWACLIILLFLTIFPFLWMLRSSLMTNSELLAHPGQLWPKNPTFDAYKRVLGMTTPEESLAQGGAGASINFWLYLRNSCVVAAAVMIGQTLFSAMAAYAFSRLRWRGRDAVFALFLSALMVPSIFTAIPNFVLIKQLGLLNTFAGIILPTFFMTPFSIFFLRQFFLGIPREIDEAAMIDGAGPFRVFFRVICPMASAPIITLAVLTFINAWNDYMWPLLVGQSDNVRVLTVALGIFRSQKPQGSPDWTALMAAALVAALPIIILFIILGKRIVNSVGFSGIK, encoded by the coding sequence ATGAGTGTTTCAACGGTGACAGATACCAAAGCTGCGTCCTCTAAAAAGGGCGCTGCGGATAAAAAGACTGGTTCCAGTAAGCATCGCGGCCCAGGTTTCTACGGTGCGTGGGCATGCCTGATTATTTTGTTATTTTTAACGATTTTCCCCTTCTTGTGGATGCTGCGATCTTCTTTGATGACCAACTCAGAGTTGCTGGCACACCCGGGACAGTTATGGCCGAAAAATCCCACTTTCGATGCCTATAAACGGGTTTTAGGGATGACTACTCCGGAGGAGTCTTTGGCACAAGGGGGCGCGGGAGCCTCTATCAACTTCTGGTTGTACCTGCGTAACTCATGCGTGGTGGCAGCAGCAGTCATGATAGGCCAAACCTTGTTTTCGGCGATGGCAGCCTACGCATTTTCCCGTTTAAGGTGGAGAGGACGAGATGCGGTTTTCGCGCTGTTCCTATCGGCGCTGATGGTACCGTCTATTTTCACTGCCATCCCTAACTTTGTGTTGATTAAACAGCTGGGTCTGCTCAATACCTTCGCGGGGATAATCCTGCCTACCTTCTTTATGACTCCGTTTTCGATATTTTTCTTGCGCCAATTCTTCCTCGGAATTCCGCGTGAGATTGATGAGGCAGCAATGATCGACGGGGCAGGTCCGTTCCGGGTATTTTTCCGGGTTATTTGTCCGATGGCTTCTGCCCCCATCATTACCCTGGCAGTGCTGACCTTTATTAACGCTTGGAACGACTATATGTGGCCGTTATTGGTGGGGCAGTCCGATAATGTGCGGGTGCTGACGGTAGCGCTGGGTATTTTCCGGTCCCAAAAACCGCAAGGTTCGCCGGACTGGACAGCTCTGATGGCTGCCGCTTTAGTGGCAGCACTTCCCATTATCATTTTGTTCATCATCCTCGGAAAGCGGATTGTGAACTCTGTTGGATTCTCTGGAATTAAGTGA